One window from the genome of Diospyros lotus cultivar Yz01 chromosome 11, ASM1463336v1, whole genome shotgun sequence encodes:
- the LOC127812576 gene encoding probable calcium-binding protein CML18: MSKEPAKLDDEQLAELREIFRSFDRNNDGSLTQLELGSLLRSLGLKPSSDQLEALIQKADINSNGLVEFSEFVALVAPELLPAKSPYTEEQLRQLFRMFDRDGNGYITAAELAHSMAKLGHALTAEELTGMIREADTDGDGRISFQEFSQAITSAAFDNSWA; this comes from the coding sequence ATGAGCAAAGAGCCTGCGAAGTTGGACGACGAACAGCTCGCGGAATTGCGAGAAATTTTCCGGTCATTCGATCGGAACAACGACGGGAGCCTAACGCAGCTGGAGCTCGGCTCGCTGCTGAGATCTCTTGGCCTGAAGCCGAGTTCTGACCAGCTCGAGGCGCTGATACAGAAAGCGGACATCAACAGCAACGGCCTGGTCGAGTTCTCGGAGTTCGTGGCGCTCGTGGCGCCGGAGCTTCTGCCGGCGAAGTCGCCCTACACGGAGGAGCAGCTCCGGCAGCTGTTCCGTATGTTTGACCGCGACGGGAACGGGTATATCACAGCGGCGGAGTTGGCACACTCCATGGCCAAGCTCGGGCACGCTTTGACGGCGGAGGAGCTCACCGGGATGATCCGGGAGGCCGACACAGACGGCGACGGCCGGATTAGCTTTCAGGAGTTCTCTCAGGCCATCACTTCAGCTGCCTTTGACAACTCTTGGGCTTGA
- the LOC127812445 gene encoding homeobox-leucine zipper protein ROC3 — translation MYGDCQVLSSLGGNGVSSESLFSPQTQTPNFNFMANMSFHTFPPIIPKEEMVLLRGKEEMESGSGSEHMEGMSGNEQDSALQPKKKRYHRHTARQIQEMEALFKECPHPDDKQRLRLSQELGLKPRQVKFWFQNRRTQMKAQQDRQDNAILRAENDNLKNENYRLQTALRCIICPNCGDPAMLNDMAYDEQQLRIENARLREEYEQVCCLISRYGGRPIQALGPAAPLLAPSLDLDMSIYPRQLEEPMANCSDMIPMPLLPENSNFSGGGIIMEEEKSLTMELAMSSMDELVKICQAAEPLWVLNNESGKEVLNLEEHSRLFQWSMNLKQSSAEFRLEATRATAVVIMNSITLVDALLDANKWMELFPSIVSRAKTLQGVTSGLSGHANGSLQLMYAELQALSPLVPTRECHFLRYCQQNVEEGTWAIVDFPLENLHENFQTSVPIYKRRPSGCIIQDMPNGYSRVTWVEQAEVEDKPVHHIFDQFVGNGSAFGAQRWLAILQRQCERLASLMARNISDLGVIPSPEARKNLMNLAQRMIRTFCMNISTCCGQSWTALSDSADDTIRITTRKVTEPGQPNGLILSAVSTTWLPCPHYQVFDLLRDERRRAQLDVLSNGNSLHEVAHIANGSHPGNCISLLRINVASNSSQNVELMLQESCTDDSGSLVVYSTVNVDAIQLAMSSEDPSCIPLLPLGFIIVPMEQGAANNGDTNPAPSSEDGNRPESGCLLTVALQVLASTVPTAKLNLSSVTAINNHLCNTLHQINAALLGSGGDNGSIAGSSSEPAAAKQSE, via the exons ATGTATGGAGATTGCCAAGTACTGTCATCCCTGGGAGGGAATGGAGTTTCTTCAGAATCCCTCTTTTCGCCGCAGACCCAAACCCCTAACTTCAACTTCATGGCTAACATGTCCTTCCACACTTTTCCTCCGATCATACCC aaagAAGAAATGGTGCTGTTGAGAGGGAAGGAGGAGATGGAAAGCGGATCGGGGAGTGAACACATGGAAGGAATGTCAGGTAACGAGCAAGATAGCGCGCTACAGCCCAAAAAGAAACGCTATCACCGCCACACTGCTCGCCAGATCCAAGAAATGGAAGC ATTGTTCAAGGAATGTCCGCACCCGGATGACAAGCAGAGGCTAAGACTCAGCCAAGAACTAGGGCTCAAGCCCAGGCAAGTCAAGTTCTGGTTCCAGAACCGGCGGACCCAGATGAAG GCGCAACAAGATCGGCAAGATAATGCGATACTGAGAGCTGAGAACGATAACCTTAAGAATGAAAATTATCGGCTGCAAACGGCTCTCCGGTGCATAATATGCCCTAATTGTGGCGACCCGGCGATGTTAAACGACATGGCTTATGATGAACAACAACTTCGTATCGAAAATGCTCGACTCAGAGAAGAG TATGAACAAGTATGCTGCCTGATTTCGAGATACGGCGGCCGGCCAATCCAAGCTCTGGGGCCTGCGGCTCCTCTTCTGGCGCCTTCCTTGGACTTGGACATGAGCATTTATCCGAGGCAATTGGAGGAGCCAATGGCAAACTGCAGTGACATGATTCCGATGCCCCTTTTGCCGGAAAATTCCAATTTCTCCGGCGGAGGGATAATCATGGAAGAAGAGAAATCACTCACAATGGAGTTGGCCATGTCATCAATGGATGAGCTCGTGAAGATCTGTCAGGCAGCGGAGCCTCTTTGGGTCCTGAACAACGAAAGtggaaaagaagtgcttaattTGGAAGAGCATTCAAGGTTGTTTCAATGGTCGATGAATCTCAAACAGAGCTCGGCCGAGTTCCGGTTGGAAGCTACCCGGGCCACCGCCGTTGTCATCATGAACAGCATAACTCTGGTTGATGCATTACTAGACGCC AACAAATGGATGGAGCTGTTCCCTTCCATCGTTTCCAGGGCAAAAACTCTTCAAGGTGTAACTTCGGGCCTTTCCGGCCATGCCAATGGTTCCCTTCAGCTG ATGTATGCAGAACTGCAGGCCCTTTCTCCTCTGGTGCCAACACGAGAGTGTCATTTTCTTCGCTACTGCCAGCAGAATGTAGAGGAGGGAACTTGGGCAATCGTCGATTTTCCATTAGAAAATTTGCATGAAAATTTCCAAACTTCCGTCCCTATATACAAGAGAAGGCCCTCTGGTTGCATCATCCAAGACATGCCCAATGGATACTCAAGg gTTACTTGGGTGGAACAGGCCGAGGTAGAAGATAAACCAGTCCACCATATTTTTGATCAGTTTGTTGGCAATGGGTCGGCGTTTGGAGCTCAACGCTGGCTAGCGATCCTACAGAGACAATGCGAGAGGCTCGCAAGCCTCATGGCCAGAAACATATCCGATCTTGGAG TGATACCATCGCCGGAAGCTAGGAAAAACTTGATGAATCTAGCGCAGAGGATGATAAGAACATTCTGCATGAACATAAGCACTTGTTGCGGCCAGTCATGGACGGCCCTCTCGGATTCGGCCGATGACACCATAAGAATAACGACAAGGAAAGTCACAGAGCCAGGCCAGCCCAATGGCCTCATCTTAAGCGCTGTCTCCACCACTTGGCTGCCTTGTCCGCACTACCAGGTCTTCGATCTCTTGAGGGATGAACGCCGCAGAGCTCAG CTTGATGTTCTTTCTAATGGCAATTCACTGCATGAAGTGGCTCACATTGCAAATGGCTCTCATCCTGGAAATTGCATTTCTCTTCTTCGCATaaat GTAGCAAGTAACTCATCACAGAACGTTGAGCTGATGCTGCAGGAGAGCTGCACCGATGACTCCGGCAGCCTCGTCGTCTACTCCACTGTCAACGTGGACGCCATACAGCTGGCCATGAGCAGCGAGGACCCCTCCTGCATCCCGCTCCTGCCATTAGGCTTCATCATCGTTCCCATGGAGCAAGGCGCCGCCAACAATGGGGACACTAATCCTGCCCCATCTTCCGAGGACGGAAACCGGCCGGAATCAGGCTGCCTACTCACAGTCGCGCTGCAAGTTCTGGCGAGCACCGTCCCAACCGCGAAGCTGAACCTCTCCAGCGTCACCGCCATCAACAACCATCTCTGCAACACACTGCACCAAATCAACGCCGCCCTTCTCGGCTCCGGCGGCGACAACGGCAGCATTGCTGGCTCTTCCTCGGAGCCGGCAGCGGCCAAACAATCAGAGTAG